The Cervus canadensis isolate Bull #8, Minnesota chromosome 21, ASM1932006v1, whole genome shotgun sequence genomic interval CCTGTGgtaaagaaacagagaaacaggTTAAAGAGCAGCCAGCTCCCAGACCAGACTCCTTCCCACCGGCGGGGCAGTTGAGGCCTCATcctggagatgactgtggctccaTGTAAGGTAAAGCCCGCCATGGCGCTGAGAGTTGGTCTCCAGACCCCGCCCTGTGCCCCAGGTCCTCTTCCCGGGAAGCAGGGAACAGAAAGCCCTATTCCTAGCAGCTGCACTTCCAGCTTCAGCAGGAGACAGAGACTGCCTCCTGGCACAGGGGGCTCCAGTGTGCGGAAAAACCCGGACTCAAAGGCCTTGCTCTACAGTGCTCACCCAAGCACTCGACTTACTTGAACTCCTTCTCTGATTTGCCTCGCAGATCCCTCACGAGCCACTGCGTGGTGAAAGCATCCTGAGGGGGCATCCCATAGCGCATAATTGCATTAAGAAAGGCTTTTCGCTGACGAGCATTAAAACCAAGAACCTGGGGGGCAGAATGAACCAGGTGAGAGGGAGGCGACCCAACTCCAAGACCCGACAGCCACTTGCACCCACCCTGCCCTAGGACTGAGTGGTACTCACTTCAATATTCCCACCAACACGGGCCAACAGAGGAGGCAATGGCTTATCTTTATCATTCCGCAGGCCCTTGCGACTGGGCCTGCGGGGAGCTACAAGAAGAAAAGGACATGTGAGCGATGCTGATTGAGATGTTAGACAAAGCAACAGGTAAAAACCCAACAGAAAGGCGTGGGCCTCACCTTCTGAACGTTCGTCAAAGTCTTCATCACCTTCCTCTGAGGCCACCGAATAATCGGACTGGTTGTCGGACTGGTCGTCCTGCCAATctggagggagagagggcagaTGAGCGGGGCCCACTGCTCTAGTGGAACGGCCcatgggtggggggcggggccggccaCACACACCTCGGTCCTCCTGCGAGCCATCATTGTAGTTGACCTGTTTAcgaattctttttcctttgcccAGGTTTCGGGCCAGATCTTCTTGCTGCTGCTCATAATGGTGCCGCAGCAATTTCTCCCAGTAGTCGGGATCCAcactttcttcctgttttatGATCTCCCGttccacctcctcttcctcctggggcagagggagggcCAGGACTCAGGGCTGCTGCACCCCCAGCTACCCCTGGTCCTCAGAGTTCCCACTCTGTTAGCTGCTGCTCATGACTGGACTCTGAAATACTTGATGTGCCTGCTTGAACCTAAGAACTTGAAAGAAATTTAATTGACAGGACAAGCTGTTATCACAAGACAGAAGGATGAAGAGACAGTATGCATTATTTTAACCCCTTTTACTGACACACAAACAAGTGGGAGACGGTAAAATGTAGGAAAGAGATTAGAGCCTTAACAAGGCAGAATGGAGAAGCTTCTGAAATACTGCAGAAGATTCTCCCAAGCAATAAAGTACAAGGGCCACAAGCCCTTTCTGTTGTTCATAAACTTCATAGAAGTTTACCAATTGtgtgggaaaaaaattacatatccTTTTATATCCCCATAATGTTTATGCTCCTCTGAaagtctttacatttttttttcagatagtttaGGACCACGAGTTCCAAATCCTTTACATTAGAATTAAGCTGTTAACAGCATTGATATAAGAAACAACCTACATATCCACCATTAGGGAACCTGAATAaattatgggggggggggggcggtgaaaTGGATGAACAGagtcaaaaggtataaatttAAGTCATGgtgattttatatatagcatGGAAAGTCTAGTTAATACCATACTgcacatttgaaagttgctattAAAAAGAGCAGTTCTTAAAAgctctcttaaaagaaaaaaaaagtggagaagaaaatggcaacccactccagtatccttgcctggaaaatctcatggacagaggagcctggtgggctgcagtccatggggtcgcaaagagtcagacacaactgagagactaacacaacacaaagaatgtagagggaaaaaaaaaagttaaaaaaaaaaaaagaaaaaaagttaatactatatatatatatagtgacaGAACTAAACTTACTGGGGTGACAtcttgcaatatatacaaatcattATGATTTgatacaatatataaaatcacATCATACACTTTTAATATAATAGTGTTTtatattatatctcaattttttaagtaaattatggtACTTTCAAACGGTGACATATTATGCAGCAAAAAAGGGGGGTGAAGGAGAAGTTCTTTCTGTACTGATTTGGATGAAATAAATCTTCCAAGATCAGGTAGACAAAGGTGAGGTACAGAACATCATGGAGAAGAAGCCACTTTTCTTACACAGCAACGTGCatgcaactagagatgatcatagtcagaaacaaacaaataccatatcacttatacatggaaacTGAAAGCATGACACAAAcaaacctatctatgaaacagaatcatggacCTAGAGAACAGACGGGTAGTTGCCAAGGGGAAAGGACTGGAGCGGGAGGTTGtgattagcagatgtaagctttcaAATATAgaacggataaacaacaaggtcctactgtatagcacaaggaactatatgtAATATCCTATGATAACATAATGgacaagaatatatataaagaaaatgtgtatatatatacatatatataactgaatcacttggttgCCCAGCAGAAATatacacagcactgtaaatcaactattcttcctgtttttgtgtgtttgtgtggtgtgATTTaacacaacagaagtttatttcttgttCCTAAAATGTCCATTACAGATGTGGGGGACTCTCCAGAACAGAAACCTCTCCAGTGTGGGGGGCTCAGTGTTTCCGACTGCTCTGATCTCATGCTCCTCTCTCTGGATGTGTTCACATGACAGAGGAGGAAGACAGCACTAGAGAGTCCTACACCAACAAATAAATGCTCCAGCCACGAAGTGAGGCTTCTGCAACAACCCACTGCTCACAACTGTCTCAGGACCCTGTCTAAccacaaggagcagaaaagaatAACCACTCCCTTcttgttttggctgtgccatgtggcttacaggatcccagttccctgatcaaagactgaacctgggccctcagtagtgaaagcgtggagtcctaaccactggatcgccaggaaACTCCCTTCTTACTGCTCACTAGGAGCCAAGCCCCATGTCTCCTTGTCTACTGCTGTACCTCACTTAGAAGAggacctggggacttccctgtggaACAATACTTCAACTTCAGAGAAAACCACTTTCCTTAAAAGGAAAAGGGTGTTTCTGTGTatatacacgtgtatatatatgtatacacatatatatggatatatatgtgaTTTACAGACACATAAAatagtttgtaaaataaatatcacTTGTCCCCAGAGAAGGTGCTAGGTAGCCAAaggactggggtggggaagagataCTTCCATAGCTTCTGAATTTTCCATCTGGAGACTTACAGCTGACccctgaacaacacaggtttgaactacaTGAGTCCACTTACACACAGATATTTCTcaacagtaaatactacagtaccaCACAGTCCAcaattgaatctgcagatgtatGAGCTACACATATGGAGGGATGTAgtattcaaaaagcaaaactttataCAGCCACCTAGAGGTCCATGTCAGGAAAGGTTAGCAGTGGGAGGGAGAGTACCAGCCCTCCCTTGCAGCCACTCAGCACCTTCTCCCCTGGGTCCCTCCCACACACAGGCCACCCTGACAGGAGAGCAGTTTTGACCAAAGACTACTAGGCTGCAGACCAGTCAGACTTTTCAGCCACAAGTACACAACAGAGTTTAAGATATATATATCAGAAAAACAGCAAGAGGAATGATTCAGAGTTGGAAGGATGAGAATAGATAACAAAGACCATCAAAGGGGACcagaagagaaagaatttttttaattccataccCTATTATTATATTAGGGGGAAAATATTAGAGTCCACACATTCATAACTGagtattctttgttttctgttttaaaagacccaggaaacagaagggaaaaaggaaaaacagttgtTTCAAAAAGTACAGGAAGACAGGCTAAGTAAGTACACATCACATCTCCTACCTTTTCTCTGGAGAGAGTTGGGCTAGCAATCCAAAGTCTATTTATACAACTAATAAAATacataagagaaaataaagtgaGAATCTGATAAAGCAGTTAATATAAATGTTTTGAGTGTGAAATGTGGCCAGTTAACGTCCAAGAAGTGAATGTGATTTGCTCATACTTACagaatttcttttcaaagagGTGAGAAAATAATCACTGTACTATTTTGCCTACAGATGTTTTCCTCTTGTCTCAAATACCATCGTGGTCTCAACTCCAACTTTTGGACCAAACACCAAGCACCACATTGGACTCATACTCACCCCCATTTCTTCTTCTCGCACCACATACTGGGCCACTTTGAATGAGCTCAAATATTCATTCATGCCCTGTAGCTCTGTGTCTTCAGTCTCATCCTGGTTCCGGTCCAGCAGTCGTTCAATGGCTTTATCGTCATAGTGGATGACACTGCTGTCTTCTCCCTCTTTGTTGTCTCCTCCTATAAAGAATCAGGGGTCCATACCCCCAGTTAGCATCAGCAGCTGCAGTGGAGAAAGCTAGCCCCACAGACCCAAGGTATGAGTCCCAAGACCCTCAGGATCAAAGATGCCCTTTAGAAGCAGCCACACCCCACACCATCACAAGTTCCTGACCAGCTCACCTCCATCTGTGGCCTCATCTTTGAATAGCTCCTCAGTGCCAAACTTGAGGATATCATCAAGCTCCTGTTTGGACATGGATCCGGTCTTGGAGCCCAGCCCAGGCCGAACAACTAGATGCgtcagcatcatctttttcttGGCCACCTGCGTGATGCGCTCTTCCACAGATGCACGGGTCACAAACCGATAAATCATCACCTTCTTATTTTGCCCAATACGGTGAGCTCTGCTAAAGGCCTGGAGTGGGgtacaaaacaaagacaaaaactgaAGTCACCATGTTTTTTTGCCCTGACTTTCACATAGTAAGCCAAACCCAGCGTGAGGCAGGAGCTGCAGCTTGCCTCACACAACCTCCTTTTGCACCCCTGCTCCCAGACACCATCCTCTACCATGTTACCCTAAGTAGGTCCAGAGCTAACCCAAACTCTCCAGCTTACAGTAAggtaaaagacatttaaaaagaatctattgttttcccctgAAACAACTAATTCCAGATGGTGGAGCCCTTGCAGAGAACACTGCATTGCCAGTAAGTTACTGTATGCCAAGGCTGCTGCCTCTGCTCACCTGGATGTCATTATGGGGGTTCCAATCAGAGTCGTAGATAATAACTGTGTCAGCAGTGGCCAGATTGATTCCAAGACCCCCAGCTCGAGTGGAAAGCAGGAAGCAAAACTGCTGAGCACCCGGTGCTAAGAGAGGAACCACAATTCCAATGAACAAATGTATAAGGAGCATCAGAAATACAAAACCTCATTAGCAGATGCAAAATGCTACATATAGGATGGACAAACAACAGGTCCTACtgtgtatagcacaaggaactgtattcagtatcttgtgacacaccacagtggaaaagaatatgaaaaagaagatatatttttaaaaaagaattgtatatatgtatgactgaatcactctgctgtacagcagaaatcaacccAACACTGTGAACCAACTATACttgaattgaaaaaaagaaaaccaacacaCACCTCTTTAGGCAAACACCGAAGTATCAATAATGGTATTCATCGTAAGCAAAGAGCACCAGACACTGAGACGAGTTTGAAAGTTTAAGAAGAAACAGGATGTCACCATGGTCTCAACTGTCCCCTAAAGGAATTTATCAATCGCAATGAAGAAAACCTTACAAGGGAGAAATTCAGCAGACACCACCTGAACCAAGTAATCAAGGTCAACACCAGCAGTGGAACATTATCAATGTCACACTGTCCCTGGGAATGATGCACTGAGAAGGACACAGCATCGCTCTTGCAGACTCCTGCCCAAAATGTCTAACATCAATCGAACCATGAGAAAACATCAACTAGACTAATGTCAGAAAAGCTAAACATTCTATAAAGAAGCTGACCAGGTCACCATCAAAGGCATCAATatcatgaataaaaaagaaagaatgaaaaactagAAAGAGACAATAACTGCGTGTGATGTGGGATCTGTGAGTGGATCCTGACACATGGTCAGTGGTGACGTTCAAGTCTATGACCTGGTTAGTAGTATACTAACACCAATGTTAATTCCCTGGATTTGATTGTTGTACTGTGGTCATGTAAGTTATCAAGAAAAGTCAGGTGAAAGGTATACATGAACTCGCTATGttattttttttgaacttttgtgTTCAAAACTATCTCAagttataaagttaaaaaacaaaaagaggaggAGGTAGTAGTGGCTACTGAGACAAGCCTGCCACTAGCTTGCTATCTGGGCTTGGTAAATCTGGATAAATCCGGGTCCCTCCCAGGCCTCAGCATGCAATGAGGATGATTAAATGCAGTGCCCTTCTTTTCAGCAGAGAGAACAAAGACTCCATAGGGAACAATCTCCCAGGAATAATCTGACACATTCTTCCAATCAAGAAATTCAAAAGTACTCTTCCATGTCAACAAAAGACCCTAAACCACTATCCAGAAAAACAGATGGAGGGAACAAGTGATGGGTTGAGCGCCCTGAGTGAGGATGCCAGGATCAAAGCCACTCCTCCCATCTTACCATTGAAGCGGTCAATGGCCTCCTGCCGCATGTTCCCAGTGATTCCCCCATCGATACGTTCATATTTATAACCTTCGTGTTCCAGGAAGTCCTCTAGCAAGTCCAGCATCTTGGTCATCTGAAGAGGAGCAGAGTTGAATTACGGGCTTAATTAAACAACAGTCCTCCCGTACGTCTCTGAGCTGTCCACTGCTACCCGTAAGTTACCTGGGAGAAGATGAGGACACGGTGCCCACCTTCCTTGAGGTTCTTGAGCATCTTCTGAAGCAGCAATAATTTCCCGGATGCTCTGATGAGGGCACTGCCGTCATACATGCCATTAGGCATCTTAGGGGCTTCCTAGagaggagcaaaaaagaaaaaataaggaaagaaacacCACATGGCGCGGTCTCCAGCCAGGGACTAACAAGAGGTGGCACAGCGTACCATGGCGGCCACGGGGAAGAGATATGGGTGGTTGCAGCATTTCTTAAGATCCATCACCACGTTTAGCAGAGAGACCTGGTTGCCGCCCCCTCGAGCATTGAGCGCTTCAAAATTCCGAGTGAGGATGTACTTGTAGTATTTCCTGTGTAGACGACAGGGTAAGAGACATCACCCTCCAGAGTTGTTACCTGGCTCACCATGTGGTCCCAGGGTTCGGGGCCTTCCTTCCGGCACCTCTCACTTTGGGACTGAGGAGACCTAAGAAGCGCCGCTGCCATCCTTTTAAACAAGGGAAGGAAGCGCTGAGCACTCTGGACCCAGCACCCCGGCCACAGGTTCCTTTGGGCCTCACTGGCTTGGTCACCACCCATTTCACATCAGAGTATGGGGAGGACTGGGAAACACCATGCAGATGGGCTGGCGTGTCTAACTGTGTCTGCCAAATGGAGCCAGCGCCCCGTTCCTCCACACTCACTTCTGCATGGGGCTCAGCTCCACACGCACGATCAGCTCTGTCTTGGACGGCATGTTCTTGAACACGTCAGCCTTGAGCCGCCGCAACATGTGAGGGCCCAGCATGTCGTGCAGCTTTTTAATCTGGTCCTCCTTGGCTATGTCTGCaaactcctccaggaagccttccaaattgcttcagaaggaaaaggaaagaagctgttggagaggggaagggaagggacatggtgcaggaggcagaaggagcaggaaggATGAGGAGCCGACTGTGGACAAGCACACACTTACTGGAACCTCTCAGGGGTGAGGAAGTTAAGCAGGTGGAACAACTCTTCTAGATTATTCTGCAGTGGAGTCCCTGTCAGCAACAGCTTGTGCTGGAGCGAGTAGCCATTTAAAACCCGGAAAAACTGGTGAAGCAGATGGAGAGAAGTGGAGTGCAATGAAAACAGGGCTCCAGTACTTTGTAAACTCCCGTTTTACCACCCAGCAGTTAAGCCCCCACCCCTACCTccatctctctttaaaaaaaaatgtattatcctttatcttcttttggcagttacttttttctttcagccACACTtcgaaatcttagttccccaactagccGATGAACACGTGCCCCACCCCAgagtagaagtgcagagtcctaaccactggaccaccagcaatgTCCTCCATCTCTCTTCTAAGGCCTGGCCTCCAAGGCTTATCTATCATGAGTAAGGAAGGCAGAGATCCTTTTTCCCTTTCCCGTGCTCCTTGGTCTCCCCTTCCTGAGTAGTTGGTACCAGAACCCTAAAACTGAAGGCCACAGCTCCCCCGCCCCTCACCTTAGACTGATTATTCTTGAGCCGATGGGCTTCATCCACGATGAGGCAGGCCCAGTCAATAGAGCCCAAGATGGCCATGTCAATGGTGATCAACTCATAGGATGTCAGCAACACGTGAAACTTCACAGATGCCTCTTTCTGCACAAGAAGGTGACTTGGTCACTCGTGTCCAGGCCAAGTCAAGGGACTGGCcaggggggtgggagtgggggaattctctcctcctcaccccagGGACCAGACTCAAGGACGCCATAGCAACAACTCTCCCCTACCCCTGCCTCCCTGAGGTACCTTCATGCGGGAAGCCTTCTTGCCACCACGAATGGCATTGTCCTCAAAGGAAAACTCGTTCTCTCGGATGATAGCACGGCTGTCTTTGTCACCCACGTAGGTCACCACGTACATATCTGGAGCCCACATTTCAAACTCCCGTTCCCAGTTGATGATAGTGGAAAGAGGGGCGCTCACTAGGAAGGGGCCTTTGGAATGACCCTGTGAGGAAGAAGAGCAGTGGGACAGTGAGGACTCAGGATCCCACACACAACCCCAGCGTCCACTGCCTGGTCCCCGGCCCCTCCAGCGGGCGGAGGACTGGCCTGTGCACTGCTGctgcccctcttccctccccaggatACAAACACACCCAGCTGCCTCCTTCCCAGAGCTCCAGGCCTGCCTCCAGGGAGCTCACACACTGGTCTCTCCACACTAGCTCCACCCACAGTTCTGCTCATCTCCGTGCCCAGCTGGCCCCCAGGACTGAGGCTCCGGGCACCCACCACTAACCTCCCCAAGGCTCCACTCCCTCCCATCTGTCTCTGGGTACTTAGGTCTCTCTTACTGTCACTCAACACTGTTCTCCAGGTCAGGGAatagttttttcttcctttctctgtctccttggaGTGTAAGAGAAGACCCTGAACACAGAACATCCCCCCACACACAAAGCCAGTAGCCCCGGCTTGCGCACCTCCTTGTAGAGGGAATACAGGAAGACTGCCGTCTGCACCGTCTTCCCAAGGCCCATCTCGTCAGCCAAGATGGTGTCAGTGCCCTGAGCCCAGGAGAAGCGCAGCCAGTTCAGGCCCTCCATCTGATAGGGGTGCAGGGTCCCACCTGTAGCATCCAGGTACTCTGGCTGGCGCTCGTACTTCACTGTCGgctgaaggaggaaaagagaaagtcaTGAGCTGGTGAGGAATTCCCTTCCTTCCCTAAAACAGCAGCTGCTCCTCCTCACACATGCTCACTAGAGCCTACTCAAGGAAGCCACAGAAGACTGGTGGGGGAAAAGGTGCTTAACGGCTACTCTAAGTTTGTGTTTTATCTAGGGTCCTGCAATAAGCAAGGCAAGATGGAGGTCTTGGTCCCACAGACATCAGAAGACAGACACGTCACAGTCTCCCTGGCAACACAATAATTCTACCAATCAGGATCTACCAGGTGAATAGTTCTATGTTCTCCATAAATTTACTTTTAACCTTACTCATATATTACACAAAACCCCAAGGAACTGAGCCATGAATTAAGGGTCAAAAGACGAAGGTTCCAAAACAAGTTTCATAAAAGCTTGGTGTGTGACTCCTCCATGCTTAACACTTCCTCAGTCATACACTAACAcctatgtttttgcttttctgatgagggaaaagaaaataaagtattccCAGTATTTTCTCCCTGGTTTCCAGAGACGTGGAGAAGCCAGAAAGCGGTCTGTGTGAAGCATTTTAGCTACACTGACTTAAATGCCTTAGACCACCACTGTCAGGGGAGCACACAAGACACGTCGCCCTGCCCGCCCTTTTCAGCCAACTCACGTCAACCGTTGGCGTTTCAGGGGGCCTCTCCAACTTCCTCAGCTTCACCTTCTTGAGCTTCTTGCCTGGTCGTCCCTCCTCACCCCTCATCAACTCCCTGAAGACGACACAGATGTCACAGCGCTGCCAGGGGTCCTTCTCAACAAGCAGCAGCTCTGATCACTGAGGTCGCTCACCTGTGATTCCAGTAGCTCTGCTTGAACAGGTCATAGTCCTGAATCTCCACATCCTCACTCTCCCAGGATGCCTGGTCATAGGGTAGGTCCCGCCACTTGATCAAGTAGTGAACGTGGCCCTTCTTGTCCACGCTGCAAGGTCAAGAGGAGAAAGTACTGAGCCAGAAGGCCCCCCTGCTCAGCTCCCCAGTCAGTCTTGCTCTCAAAAACTACCAACAATAGATGTTTCAAACCAGACCTCTGAGGAGGCCAAATGCCACATGGATTCAGAAGCAATACATCTGGTGTACCAGTCTTTGCACCAAAAATGATCTCTAATCTACAGCCTATGGCTCAAAGGCCAGGATTCAGTCAGTTAATAAATAACTGAGTGTCTCGTCCGACTGTAAGCTACTGGTGAGGTCCATTTTCTGAATCCCCCGAGGATACGCAGCCCACCTCCAGGATGCCCGGCCGGCTCCACCGGTACCTGTGGTTGAGAATTCGGTGGATCATCATCCACTCAGGCTTTATCCCATAGCGATAGAAGCGCTCCTCCATCTCAGCGAATTTAGGGTCCTTATTCTTCCGCTTCCGGCTCTTCTCCTCGTCACCACCGAAGTCCCCAGAGGGTGGTTCATCCATGTCATTCTTCCGCTGATAGTTTCGGAACATCACTTGACAGTGCAGCTCCAACTGCAAGCAGGAAGAAAGACATCACCAAGAGTGACATCCACCCTTCTCTCCACACGCTGTTCTCTCACTGCCGCCCCTAACCAGTCTCTCCCAGGCTCACCTGCAGCTCAGACACCCAGGAGCAGTGCCAGTATGACATCCCTTGCCACTTGACGAAGAACTGCCGCTCTGGCCGCCCCTCCAAGGGCTTGGGGGACGGAGTGTTGGGATCAGCATCTGGGGGCCGAGGCACTGGCGTGGGAGATGGTGGCTGACCCCACTTCCAGATTAGGATCTTCTGAACTTTGCCCTTAAGAGCTGGAcactaagagagaaaaagagatgagtCAACACCAAAGCACTACCATAGGGAGATGTATACCTGAGAGCAGCTTCAACCTCATAGTTAGTAAAATCTCATTTCAATTACAGTCTAATCCCTAAGCCCTTCAAGATAGAGATAGAATCCCCTGTTTCTAGACTTAGTCCAGGACTGGTGTGACATTATCACTCCTATCTGCCTAACAGAGCCAGCAGCTAAACCAACAATAACTTAGAGCAAGTAGGCACAGAGAAGTCACAGGCCTGGAGCCCAGATTTCCTCACTTAATCTATTAGATTGGTGCACAcataattgcagttttggacTGTGAAACTTAACATTTAATCATTGTAACTAgactcaaacacatttttaacaaTCAAAATAGGCACAAAcacaataaacacatttttgccaatgagaagtaAGTTTATTCCTGTAGCGTAAAAATCCAGGCTTCGGGATTCAATgaattcttggaaagcattttccgCATCATGCTGATTgcggaagcattttccctgcaaaaagttgtcaagctGCTTGCAGAAGTAGTAGTCGGGAGGAAGAGAAgtagaggtcaggtgaatatggcagatgaggcaaaattttgtagcccaatttgttcaactttctGATTGAACACTGTCTGAATACCGCATGATGTTCAACACTGATTGAACATCAATTTTTTGATTGAAGCGTTGATTATGTCATGTATGGTTGGGTGCTGTCATGGAGAAGAATCGGACCCTTTCATTGCTggtctggtagctcagacagtaaagaatctgcctgcaatgcaagagactgggcttcaatccctgggtcgggaacatccccaggagaaggaaatggctacccactccagtattcttgtctgggaaatcccacggacagacaagcctggtgggctatagttcatggggttgcatagagtcggacactactgagcacctAACACACTTTcattgaccaatgctggctgcaggcattgtaGTTTTCACAGTGCATCTCATCGATCTGCAGAGCATACTTCCAAAATgcaatggtttcactgggataaGTAGTGGATCACACCGGCAGCAGACCACCGAACAGTGACCGTGACCTTTTCTTGGTGCAAATTTGGCTTGGGAGGTGCTTTGGAGCGTTTTCTCAGTCCAACCATGAGCTGGTTGTTGCCAGTTATTGTATAAAATACACTCTTCGTTGCATATCACAgtctgattgagaaatggttcatcattgttgcatagaataagagaagacgacacttcaaaaccgttccaatttgcttcaaaggCCGAAACACCGTAGAATGGTTCGTGTTGAGTCCTTCAGCAACTTCTTATGTAGTTTTAAGAGGATAAGCGTCGATGATTACTCTTAGTTGGTCATTGTCAACATCCCATGACCGGCCACTACACTCATCTTCAAAGTTCTCATcccctttgcaaaacttcttaaaCCACCACTCAGCTGTATattcgttagcagttcctgggtcaaGTGTGCTGTTGATGTTGCGAGttttctccactgctttatgacccattttgaactcaaataagaaaattgattgaatttgctttttgtctaacatcatttccacagCTTAAAATACACATAACTAGTCGTTACAAAAAACATAAACCaagaaatatgcattaaaatgatgtataacacaaccacatttaagaatgtattccaattatcaaatggcaaagttcaacagtgCTAAACCTCatttacttttgcaccaacctagtaACAGCAGTAAGTGGTCCTGTTACATGACTAAGCTACCAAGACCTCGAGGCTGGTATCAAGACAAGAAAAGATGTCCTGGGCTACATCCCACTTGGGAGAATCAGCAAAGCATCAGCTCTGTTGGAAGTCAGTCCTATAGCTTCCCAGGAGAAAGGCATCCCAGGACCACAAAGGAAGGAAAACCCTGGTTTTGGGGCTCAAAGGCCTCCAGCCCTCCAGTGGCCTCTCCTGCACCTCAGCCTGGAGATGCCCACACAGAAGAGGGGTGAACCCTTGGATTGATCCACACCTCCCTCAGCTGACCCCAGTTGGGGCCAGGCACTCACCGTGCAGCGGGGACACAGCCATTCGCCGTTGGGGATCTCTGGGAGGGGGGGGTTTAGGCAGTGGATGTGGTAGGA includes:
- the CHD4 gene encoding chromodomain-helicase-DNA-binding protein 4 isoform X7; translation: MASGLGSPSPCSAGSEEDDMDALLNNSLPPPHPENEEDPEEDLSEAETPKLKKKKKPKKPRDPKIPKSKRQKKERLLLCRQLGDSSGEGPEFVEEEEEVALRSDSEGSDYTPGKKKKKKLGPKKEKKSKSKRKEEEEEDEDDDDSKEPKSSAQLLEDWGMEDIDHVFSEEDYRTLTNYKAFSQFVRPLIAAKNPKIAVSKMMMVLGAKWREFSTNNPFKGSSGASVAAAAAAAVAVVESMVTATEVAPPPPPVEVPIRKAKTKEGKGPNARRKPKGSPRVPDAKKPKPKKVAPLKIKLGGFGSKRKRSSSEDDDLDVESDFDDASINSYSVSDGSTSRSSRSRKKLRTTKKKKKDHQDYCEVCQQGGEIILCDTCPRAYHMVCLDPDMEKAPEGKWSCPHCEKEGIQWEAKEDNSEGEEILEEVGGDPEEEDDHHMEFCRVCKDGGELLCCDTCPSSYHIHCLNPPLPEIPNGEWLCPRCTCPALKGKVQKILIWKWGQPPSPTPVPRPPDADPNTPSPKPLEGRPERQFFVKWQGMSYWHCSWVSELQLELHCQVMFRNYQRKNDMDEPPSGDFGGDEEKSRKRKNKDPKFAEMEERFYRYGIKPEWMMIHRILNHSVDKKGHVHYLIKWRDLPYDQASWESEDVEIQDYDLFKQSYWNHRELMRGEEGRPGKKLKKVKLRKLERPPETPTVDPTVKYERQPEYLDATGGTLHPYQMEGLNWLRFSWAQGTDTILADEMGLGKTVQTAVFLYSLYKEGHSKGPFLVSAPLSTIINWEREFEMWAPDMYVVTYVGDKDSRAIIRENEFSFEDNAIRGGKKASRMKKEASVKFHVLLTSYELITIDMAILGSIDWACLIVDEAHRLKNNQSKFFRVLNGYSLQHKLLLTGTPLQNNLEELFHLLNFLTPERFHNLEGFLEEFADIAKEDQIKKLHDMLGPHMLRRLKADVFKNMPSKTELIVRVELSPMQKKYYKYILTRNFEALNARGGGNQVSLLNVVMDLKKCCNHPYLFPVAAMEAPKMPNGMYDGSALIRASGKLLLLQKMLKNLKEGGHRVLIFSQMTKMLDLLEDFLEHEGYKYERIDGGITGNMRQEAIDRFNAPGAQQFCFLLSTRAGGLGINLATADTVIIYDSDWNPHNDIQAFSRAHRIGQNKKVMIYRFVTRASVEERITQVAKKKMMLTHLVVRPGLGSKTGSMSKQELDDILKFGTEELFKDEATDGGGDNKEGEDSSVIHYDDKAIERLLDRNQDETEDTELQGMNEYLSSFKVAQYVVREEEMGEEEEVEREIIKQEESVDPDYWEKLLRHHYEQQQEDLARNLGKGKRIRKQVNYNDGSQEDRDWQDDQSDNQSDYSVASEEGDEDFDERSEAPRRPSRKGLRNDKDKPLPPLLARVGGNIEVLGFNARQRKAFLNAIMRYGMPPQDAFTTQWLVRDLRGKSEKEFKAYVSLFMRHLCEPGADGAETFADGVPREGLSRQHVLTRIGVMSLIRKKVQEFEHVNGRWSMPELAEVEENKKMSQPGSPSPKTPTPSTPGDTQPNTPAPAPPAEDGIKVEENNLKEEESAEAEKEVKSAPPEAALECTQPPAPASEEEKVPVEPPEGEEKVEKAEVKERTEEAMETDPKGNADVEKVEEKPAVDLNPIVVEDKEEKKEEEEKKEVMLQNGETIKDLNDEKQKKNIKQRFMFNIADGGFTELHSLWQNEERAATVTKKTYEIWHRRHDYWLLAGIINHGYARWQDIQNDPRYAILNEPFKGEMNRGNFLEIKNKFLARRFKLLEQALVIEEQLRRAAYLNMSEDPSHPSMALNTRFAEVECLAESHQHLSKESMAGNKPANAVLHKGILKQLEELLSDMKADVTRLPATIARIPPVAVRLQMSERNILSRLANRAPEPPPQQVAQQQ